The following proteins are encoded in a genomic region of Arachis stenosperma cultivar V10309 chromosome 4, arast.V10309.gnm1.PFL2, whole genome shotgun sequence:
- the LOC130973568 gene encoding uncharacterized protein LOC130973568, which produces MDGQNQFNSSSSSSSSFTSELFGSDQSQRPSSNSGILASIFPPSSKVLGRESRHFQVTEKTATPKTVIPDDVHNYKSNDGETGNHTTNKDMMSSMYEEQRVQPCHLSSSIYYGGQDIYSHPQSTQNSGLNSLYKKDGGEDDSGSASRGNWWQGSLYY; this is translated from the exons ATGGATGGACAGAACCAattcaattcttcttcttcttcttcgtcttctttCACTTCTGAACTCTTTGGATCCGACCAATCCCAACGTCCATCTTCTAATTCTGGAATCTTAGCTTCTATATTCCCTCCATCGTCTAAG GTGTTAGGGAGAGAATCTCGGCATTTTCAAGTGACCGAAAAAACCGCAACCCCAAAAACGGTTATACCTG ATGATGTACACAACTACAAGAGCAATGATGGTGAAACTGGTAATCACACAACAAATAAGGATATGATGAGTTCCATGTATGAGGAACAAAGAGTTCAACCTTGCCACCTTAGCTCATCAATCTATTATGGTGGCCAGGACATATATTCGCATCCTCAAAGTACACAAAACTCCGGATTGAACTCTTTG TACAAGAAGGATGGGGGAGAAGATGACTCTGGAAGTGCTTCAAGAGGAAACTGGTGGCAAG GATCTCTCTATTATTAG